One genomic segment of bacterium includes these proteins:
- a CDS encoding glycerate kinase, producing MHIVAAPDKFRGTATAAEVADAIAQAAAQAGASVDAVPMADGGEGTLEVVGGANRSSIVTGPLGDPVEAPWRLHRHTAVIEMARASGLALVGGAEGNDPLGATTYGTGELIDAAVERGARRVLVGVGGSATTDGGLGALRALYPTQRLRGVEMAVACDVRTRFVDAAEVFGPQKGATASQVELLRRRLERLCGVYAETYGVAVGDLEGSGAAGGLAGGLACVGAELCNGFDLLAEEVDLYGRIEQADLVVTGEGALDATSLEGKVVGGVAEMAAAAGVPVLAVVGRADDTAAPGCGELVSLSERFGTEAAMDDTAGLVTRVVLDYLKA from the coding sequence ATGCATATCGTTGCCGCCCCCGACAAATTTCGGGGAACGGCCACCGCTGCCGAGGTTGCCGACGCTATAGCCCAAGCGGCAGCACAGGCCGGGGCCTCCGTTGATGCCGTCCCCATGGCCGACGGAGGCGAGGGAACGCTGGAAGTGGTAGGCGGAGCCAACCGGTCGAGCATCGTGACCGGGCCTCTGGGCGACCCGGTGGAGGCTCCGTGGCGCCTGCACCGCCACACCGCGGTGATCGAGATGGCCCGGGCGTCGGGGTTGGCCTTGGTGGGCGGGGCCGAGGGCAACGACCCGCTGGGGGCCACCACCTACGGCACCGGGGAGTTGATAGACGCGGCGGTGGAGCGGGGCGCCCGGCGGGTGTTGGTGGGGGTGGGGGGCTCGGCCACCACCGACGGTGGTTTGGGCGCGCTGAGGGCGTTGTATCCCACTCAGCGGCTCCGGGGGGTGGAGATGGCCGTGGCCTGCGACGTGAGGACCCGGTTTGTGGACGCCGCCGAGGTGTTCGGACCCCAGAAGGGGGCCACTGCATCGCAGGTGGAGCTGTTGCGCCGGCGTCTGGAGCGGCTCTGCGGGGTGTATGCCGAGACCTATGGGGTGGCGGTGGGCGACCTGGAGGGCTCGGGGGCGGCGGGAGGCCTGGCCGGCGGTCTGGCGTGCGTGGGCGCCGAGCTGTGCAATGGCTTCGATCTGCTGGCCGAGGAGGTGGACCTGTACGGGCGCATCGAGCAGGCCGATCTGGTGGTTACCGGGGAGGGCGCACTCGACGCCACCTCGCTGGAGGGCAAGGTGGTGGGCGGGGTGGCGGAAATGGCCGCTGCTGCCGGAGTGCCGGTGCTGGCAGTGGTGGGCCGGGCCGACGACACTGCGGCGCCGGGTTGCGGGGAGCTGGTGAGCCTCAGCGAACGGTTCGGTACCGAGGCGGCAATGGACGACACGGCCGGACTCGTCACCAGGGTGGTGCTGGACTACTTGAAGGCATAG
- a CDS encoding glucosyl-3-phosphoglycerate synthase → MSGRRRFTAGEFSADDLAARKGSKTVSVCLPARNEEATVGAIVEVVRNELMDKVGLVDELIVMDDHSTDHTAAVAKDAGANVVACADVLIDLGNQPGKGETLWKSLYASTGDIVVWCDADVANFGPHFISGLLGPLLVDDAISYCKGFYHRPVGADQRGGGRTTELVARPLIALLFPELGDIVQPLAGEYAGRRKVLERVPFVQGYGVEMGLLIDVWRLAGYEAIAQVDLGTRVHRNRPLHELSSQATEVMQAALHRADRTLVNTTITLRRPGFGGTEITMQERPPLVEVTGYFRQAL, encoded by the coding sequence GTGAGCGGGCGGCGGAGATTCACCGCCGGGGAGTTCTCAGCCGACGACCTCGCGGCCCGCAAAGGCTCGAAAACGGTGTCGGTGTGTCTGCCGGCCCGCAACGAAGAGGCCACCGTGGGAGCCATTGTGGAGGTGGTGCGAAACGAGCTCATGGACAAGGTGGGCTTGGTGGACGAGCTGATCGTGATGGACGACCACTCCACCGACCACACCGCCGCGGTGGCCAAAGACGCCGGGGCCAACGTGGTGGCCTGCGCCGATGTGCTCATCGATCTGGGCAATCAGCCCGGCAAGGGGGAGACGCTGTGGAAGTCGCTGTACGCCTCCACCGGTGACATCGTGGTGTGGTGCGACGCCGACGTGGCCAACTTCGGCCCCCACTTCATCTCCGGCCTTCTGGGACCGCTGTTGGTAGACGATGCCATCTCCTATTGCAAGGGCTTCTACCACCGCCCGGTGGGGGCCGACCAGCGAGGCGGGGGGCGCACCACCGAGTTGGTGGCCCGACCGCTTATCGCCCTGTTGTTCCCCGAGTTGGGCGACATCGTCCAGCCTCTGGCCGGGGAATACGCCGGGCGGCGCAAAGTGCTGGAGCGGGTGCCGTTCGTGCAGGGGTACGGGGTGGAGATGGGCCTGCTCATCGACGTCTGGCGCCTGGCCGGCTACGAAGCCATCGCCCAGGTGGACTTGGGCACCCGCGTCCACCGCAATCGACCCCTGCACGAGCTGTCGTCTCAGGCCACCGAGGTCATGCAAGCGGCTCTGCACCGGGCCGACCGCACCCTGGTGAACACCACCATCACGCTGCGCCGCCCCGGCTTCGGCGGCACCGAGATAACCATGCAGGAGCGCCCTCCCCTAGTCGAGGTCACCGGCTACTTCCGCCAAGCCCTCTGA
- a CDS encoding MoaD/ThiS family protein produces the protein MSVTVRIPTTLRPLSGGASEVTVEGSTVRDVIASLDATHPGFKDRLIDESGGLHRYVNVFVDDDDVRFADGLATSVPDGQTVAIVPAVAGG, from the coding sequence ATGAGCGTGACCGTCCGGATACCGACCACCCTTCGCCCCCTGTCTGGCGGGGCCAGCGAGGTCACCGTTGAGGGCAGCACCGTCCGCGACGTGATTGCCTCGCTGGACGCCACCCACCCCGGCTTCAAAGACCGCCTGATCGACGAGTCGGGCGGCCTGCACCGGTACGTCAACGTGTTCGTGGACGACGACGACGTGCGATTCGCCGACGGCTTGGCCACGTCGGTGCCCGACGGCCAGACCGTGGCCATCGTTCCCGCGGTGGCTGGCGGCTGA
- the groL gene encoding chaperonin GroEL (60 kDa chaperone family; promotes refolding of misfolded polypeptides especially under stressful conditions; forms two stacked rings of heptamers to form a barrel-shaped 14mer; ends can be capped by GroES; misfolded proteins enter the barrel where they are refolded when GroES binds), translating into MPKIISFDEQARRALESGMNQLADAVRVTLGPKGRNVVLEKKWGAPTITNDGVSIAKEIELEDPYEKIGAELVKEVAKKTDDVAGDGTTTATVLAWSMVREGLRNVAAGANPMSIKKGIESGVEAAVGAIQSQSVDVSSDKAQIANVAAISAADPEIGELISEAIDKVGKDGVVTVEESQTFGLELDFTEGMRFDKGYISPYFVTDAERMEAVLDEPYILFVGSKITAVRDIVPVLEKVMQAGKPLLIIAEDVEGEALATLVVNKIRGTFNSTAVKAPGFGDRRKAMLQDMAILTAGQVISEEVGLKLENTTLDLLGRARKIVITKDETTIVEGAGDRSDVEGRISQIKGEIDNTDSDYDREKLQERLAKLSGGVAVLKVGAATEVELKEKKHRIEDAVSTTKAAIEEGVVAGGGVTLLRAQEAVNSAAEDLSADDEATGARIVSKALEGPLAQIAVNAGLEGGVIVERVRNLEGNSGLNAATGEYEDLLTAGIIDAAKVTRSALQNAGSIAGLFLTTEAVVADKPDDNGGMPGGMPDMDF; encoded by the coding sequence ATGCCCAAGATCATCTCATTCGATGAGCAAGCCCGGCGCGCGCTGGAGTCGGGAATGAACCAGTTGGCCGACGCCGTGCGGGTCACTCTCGGCCCCAAGGGCCGCAACGTGGTGCTGGAAAAGAAGTGGGGCGCCCCCACGATCACCAACGACGGCGTGTCCATCGCCAAGGAGATCGAGCTGGAGGACCCCTACGAGAAGATCGGCGCTGAGCTGGTCAAAGAGGTGGCCAAGAAAACCGACGACGTGGCCGGCGACGGCACCACTACCGCCACCGTGCTGGCTTGGTCGATGGTGCGCGAAGGGCTGCGGAACGTGGCCGCCGGGGCCAACCCCATGTCCATCAAAAAGGGCATCGAGTCTGGCGTTGAGGCCGCGGTGGGTGCCATTCAATCCCAGTCGGTGGACGTGTCGTCGGACAAGGCCCAAATCGCCAACGTGGCCGCCATCTCTGCTGCCGACCCCGAGATCGGCGAGCTGATCTCCGAAGCCATCGACAAGGTGGGCAAAGACGGTGTGGTAACCGTGGAGGAGTCTCAGACCTTCGGCCTGGAGTTGGACTTCACCGAGGGTATGCGCTTCGACAAGGGCTACATCTCGCCGTACTTCGTGACCGACGCCGAGCGGATGGAAGCCGTGCTGGACGAGCCCTACATCCTGTTCGTGGGCTCGAAGATCACCGCAGTGCGCGACATCGTGCCCGTGCTGGAGAAGGTGATGCAGGCGGGCAAGCCGCTTCTGATCATCGCCGAGGATGTGGAGGGCGAGGCCCTGGCCACCCTGGTGGTGAACAAGATCAGGGGCACCTTCAACTCCACCGCGGTGAAGGCTCCGGGCTTTGGCGACCGGCGCAAGGCCATGCTCCAGGACATGGCCATCTTGACCGCCGGCCAGGTGATCAGCGAAGAGGTGGGCCTGAAGCTGGAGAACACCACGCTCGACTTGCTGGGCCGGGCCCGCAAGATCGTCATCACCAAGGACGAGACCACCATCGTGGAGGGCGCCGGCGACCGCAGCGACGTCGAGGGCCGCATCTCCCAGATCAAGGGTGAGATCGACAACACCGACTCCGACTACGACCGGGAGAAGCTGCAAGAGCGCCTGGCCAAGCTGTCGGGCGGTGTGGCCGTGCTCAAGGTGGGCGCTGCCACCGAGGTGGAGCTCAAGGAGAAGAAGCACCGCATAGAGGACGCAGTGAGCACCACCAAGGCCGCCATCGAAGAGGGCGTTGTTGCCGGCGGGGGCGTGACCCTGCTGCGGGCCCAGGAGGCGGTGAACTCCGCCGCGGAGGACCTGTCGGCCGACGACGAGGCCACCGGCGCCCGCATCGTGTCCAAGGCACTGGAAGGCCCGCTGGCCCAGATCGCGGTCAACGCCGGCCTTGAGGGCGGCGTGATTGTGGAGCGGGTCCGCAACCTGGAGGGCAACTCCGGGCTGAACGCGGCCACCGGCGAGTACGAAGACCTGCTCACCGCCGGGATTATCGACGCCGCCAAGGTCACCCGCTCGGCGCTCCAGAACGCCGGCTCTATTGCCGGCCTGTTCTTGACCACCGAGGCCGTGGTGGCCGACAAGCCCGACGATAACGGCGGCATGCCCGGCGGTATGCCTGACATGGATTTCTAG
- a CDS encoding FABP family protein, translating into MAELHPACVSLAFLLGTWQGTGTGVYPTIEDFSYAEEVSFTHVGKPFVAYAQKTKDSSTGLPLHAEAGYLRPQGDGRVELVLVQPSGIAEILEGKLEGHNIQLASTAVLGTLSAKPVTATERRFWVDGEVLHSSVAMAAMGLDLQHHVVSEMYRLS; encoded by the coding sequence ATGGCCGAGCTTCATCCGGCGTGTGTATCGCTGGCGTTCCTACTGGGAACTTGGCAGGGCACAGGCACGGGGGTGTATCCCACCATTGAGGATTTCTCCTATGCAGAGGAGGTCTCCTTCACCCATGTGGGCAAGCCGTTCGTGGCCTACGCGCAGAAGACCAAGGACTCCAGCACGGGCCTGCCCCTGCACGCTGAGGCTGGGTATCTGCGTCCTCAAGGCGACGGACGGGTGGAGTTGGTGCTGGTGCAGCCGTCGGGCATTGCCGAGATTCTGGAGGGCAAGCTGGAGGGGCACAACATCCAGCTGGCGTCGACCGCGGTACTAGGCACCCTCTCGGCCAAGCCGGTGACCGCCACCGAGCGGCGCTTCTGGGTGGACGGAGAGGTCTTGCACTCCTCGGTAGCCATGGCGGCTATGGGGCTGGACCTCCAGCATCATGTGGTCTCCGAGATGTACCGGCTGTCATGA
- a CDS encoding formate dehydrogenase accessory sulfurtransferase FdhD: MTRGRSQRVLVRHWDGSKEHRRPDDLVVEEPLTIELDDVTVTTTMRTPGHDFELAAGFCFTEGLLGDASVTSIRYCATEPAADTEFNLVTVETDGAPPATPRLGLTTSACGLCGAESIEALSERLDPLPLGETPISADVLAAVPERVRAFQDLFGTTGGVHAAAVFGAEGEPTLVREDIGRHNAVDKVVGRLLLDGDLPAHGQGLFVSGRASFEMVQKAWAAGFATLVAVSAPSALAVETAAVAGLRLAGFVRDGQLNFYFPSA; encoded by the coding sequence ATGACCCGAGGCAGGTCCCAGCGAGTGCTGGTTCGCCATTGGGACGGGAGCAAAGAGCACCGGCGTCCCGATGACCTGGTGGTGGAGGAGCCCCTCACCATCGAGCTTGACGACGTGACCGTCACCACCACCATGCGCACCCCGGGGCACGACTTCGAGCTGGCCGCCGGGTTCTGCTTCACCGAGGGCCTGCTCGGCGATGCGTCGGTTACGTCCATTCGCTATTGCGCCACCGAGCCGGCTGCCGACACTGAATTCAATCTGGTGACTGTGGAGACCGACGGCGCTCCTCCGGCCACCCCCCGACTCGGCCTCACGACCTCGGCCTGCGGGCTGTGCGGGGCCGAGAGCATTGAAGCGCTGAGCGAACGGTTGGATCCGCTGCCCCTCGGAGAAACGCCCATCTCTGCCGACGTTCTGGCTGCGGTGCCGGAGAGGGTTCGGGCCTTCCAAGACCTGTTCGGCACCACTGGTGGAGTCCACGCCGCGGCAGTCTTCGGGGCCGAGGGGGAGCCCACCCTGGTGCGGGAGGACATCGGCCGCCACAACGCGGTGGACAAGGTGGTGGGCCGATTGCTGCTTGACGGCGACCTGCCGGCCCATGGCCAGGGACTGTTTGTGAGCGGCCGAGCCTCGTTTGAGATGGTGCAGAAAGCGTGGGCGGCAGGCTTCGCCACGTTGGTCGCGGTGAGCGCTCCATCCGCGTTGGCGGTGGAAACGGCGGCGGTTGCCGGCTTGCGTCTGGCCGGCTTTGTCCGCGACGGCCAACTCAACTTCTACTTCCCGTCTGCATAA
- a CDS encoding OB-fold domain-containing protein: protein MRPLPKLTPENEFFWTSGADGVLRFQYCELCNRYLHPPGVVCSRCGGVPKVRDVSGRATVVGFTVNYQPWLPDMEIPYVIGLVAIEEDPLVRLTTLIVDAEPDDVVIGLRVSARFEQHKDVWLPVFAPTGEPVSEIEEYPEPTPASVRPMPTTEKFESKVAISGVGLSDVGRRLGRDPMSLAVDACRAAVADAGLTMGEIDGLSTYPGGGAKDGGHSEGGIYPVADALGIAPTWFCGTMETPGQSGAVVNAMLAVASGLCRHVLCYRTVWETTSIAWGNRQNTGVGGGARISGEMEWRLPYGAMSAGNWIALMASHYFHRYGATREQLGWIPVTERAGAAHNPVAIYQEPMTIDDYLDARMITTPFGLFDCDVPCDGSTALVVSAVDAAADGPHRPVLVEAVGTQMRERMSWDQGTLLHEPMVDGPAAHLWSRTDLKPADVDVALLYDGFSFNALSWLEGLGFCGKGEGAAFVDGGTRIARDGEIPLNPHGGQLSAGRLHGYGFLHEAVTQLRGHGGGRQVDNAEVAVVSTGGGHPGGAFLFVRG from the coding sequence ATGCGCCCCCTGCCCAAGCTCACTCCGGAAAACGAGTTCTTCTGGACTTCCGGGGCCGATGGTGTGCTGCGGTTTCAGTACTGCGAGCTCTGCAACCGCTATCTCCACCCGCCCGGCGTGGTCTGCTCGCGATGCGGTGGCGTTCCCAAGGTGAGAGACGTATCGGGTCGGGCAACGGTGGTGGGGTTCACCGTCAACTATCAGCCGTGGCTGCCCGACATGGAAATCCCGTACGTCATCGGGCTGGTGGCCATCGAAGAAGACCCCCTGGTGCGGCTCACCACCCTGATCGTGGACGCGGAGCCCGACGATGTGGTCATCGGCCTGCGGGTATCGGCGCGCTTCGAGCAGCACAAGGATGTGTGGCTGCCGGTGTTCGCCCCCACCGGCGAGCCGGTGTCTGAGATAGAGGAGTATCCCGAGCCAACCCCGGCGTCGGTACGGCCCATGCCGACGACCGAGAAGTTCGAGTCGAAGGTGGCCATTTCCGGGGTTGGCCTGTCGGACGTGGGACGCCGGCTGGGCCGCGACCCCATGAGCCTGGCCGTTGACGCCTGCCGGGCCGCGGTGGCCGACGCCGGGCTGACCATGGGTGAAATCGACGGCCTGTCCACCTATCCGGGCGGCGGGGCCAAAGACGGCGGCCACTCCGAGGGCGGCATCTACCCGGTGGCCGACGCCCTGGGCATCGCCCCCACCTGGTTCTGCGGCACCATGGAGACCCCCGGCCAGAGCGGGGCGGTGGTCAACGCCATGCTGGCGGTGGCCTCGGGGCTGTGCCGCCATGTGTTGTGCTATCGCACGGTGTGGGAGACCACGTCGATCGCCTGGGGCAACCGCCAGAACACCGGGGTGGGCGGCGGCGCCCGCATCTCCGGGGAGATGGAGTGGCGGCTGCCGTATGGGGCCATGTCGGCGGGGAACTGGATCGCGCTCATGGCCAGCCACTACTTCCACCGCTACGGCGCAACCCGGGAGCAGCTGGGGTGGATTCCGGTGACCGAGCGGGCTGGCGCGGCCCACAACCCAGTGGCCATCTACCAGGAGCCCATGACCATCGACGACTACCTGGATGCCCGCATGATCACCACGCCGTTTGGTTTGTTCGACTGCGATGTGCCTTGCGATGGCTCCACCGCGCTGGTGGTGTCGGCAGTGGATGCCGCCGCCGACGGCCCGCATCGCCCGGTGCTGGTGGAGGCGGTGGGCACTCAGATGCGCGAGCGAATGTCGTGGGACCAGGGGACGCTGCTGCACGAGCCCATGGTGGACGGCCCGGCGGCCCACCTGTGGAGCCGCACCGATCTGAAGCCCGCCGACGTGGACGTGGCCCTGCTGTACGACGGGTTCAGCTTCAACGCCCTGTCGTGGCTGGAGGGCCTGGGATTCTGCGGCAAGGGCGAGGGGGCGGCGTTTGTGGATGGCGGTACCCGCATCGCCCGAGACGGTGAGATCCCACTCAATCCCCACGGTGGCCAGCTTTCGGCGGGGCGGCTGCACGGCTACGGATTTCTGCACGAGGCGGTGACCCAGCTCCGGGGTCACGGCGGCGGACGGCAGGTGGACAACGCCGAGGTGGCGGTGGTGAGCACCGGAGGCGGTCACCCGGGCGGTGCCTTCCTCTTCGTCCGCGGCTGA
- a CDS encoding DUF1330 domain-containing protein, whose amino-acid sequence MTAYIIVNYQVDNPEMYGEYMQGAAGALGVGDGVDLIAFDTESEVVEGDTAGHQTVVLKFDSKEKAREVWESDAYRAVVGKRHDATSRHFAVLVNGFGD is encoded by the coding sequence ATGACTGCTTACATAATCGTCAACTATCAGGTGGACAACCCTGAGATGTACGGGGAGTACATGCAGGGTGCCGCTGGTGCTCTGGGCGTGGGCGACGGGGTTGACCTGATCGCCTTCGACACCGAGTCGGAGGTGGTCGAGGGCGACACCGCCGGTCACCAGACGGTGGTGCTCAAGTTCGACTCCAAGGAGAAGGCTCGCGAAGTTTGGGAGTCGGATGCCTACCGGGCCGTGGTGGGCAAGCGCCACGACGCCACCAGCCGCCACTTCGCCGTGCTGGTGAACGGCTTCGGCGACTGA